Proteins from a genomic interval of Bacteroidota bacterium:
- a CDS encoding DUF3526 domain-containing protein — MSPLLTVARTEIRLLWADRTALWASLVFLAATAYALASGLGMRADRDASVGALVTADNERWSGWHAEADSLEQDMQAEGVALDTYEWGVRSPYTVGMFYGREVAVPPPPLSALAVGQADLYPAAHRIVAASTVSVGSSDALTSPLRLAAGAFDLAFVLLYLLPLLALALGYDLTASERERGTLRLVLAQPLSRRTLVAGKLLARGGLLALLVVVATTAGFVLAGGDVARWALWTAAALCYGLFWLALAALVDARGTSAASNAVVLATCWLGLAVVFPATVTLLAGQVHPVPTRAAFVAAARTAEGEVLRRGDEPLSLFLADHPEMAEAVEGGGGGETYAMTRIARDALVAEAVGPVVARFAEQREQQVGFVRTVGALSPTVLAHAAFLNLAGTGDAQQRQALDAVTAYQRAWQDYVEPLTFAARPFRAAAYAEAPTFAPPPDPTADAVRRVSGPLAGLGLAALLLLGVVAVLQRRPATP; from the coding sequence ATGTCGCCACTGCTCACCGTTGCCCGCACTGAGATCCGCCTGCTCTGGGCCGACCGCACGGCGCTCTGGGCCTCGCTCGTCTTTCTCGCGGCCACCGCCTACGCGCTGGCTTCCGGCCTAGGCATGCGCGCCGACAGGGACGCGTCTGTGGGCGCCCTTGTCACTGCCGACAACGAACGTTGGTCGGGATGGCACGCCGAGGCTGATTCGCTCGAGCAGGACATGCAAGCCGAAGGCGTCGCCCTCGACACCTATGAGTGGGGTGTGCGCTCACCGTACACCGTCGGGATGTTCTACGGGCGCGAGGTAGCGGTCCCGCCGCCGCCGCTCTCGGCGCTCGCCGTGGGGCAGGCCGACCTCTACCCGGCAGCGCACCGGATCGTCGCGGCGAGCACCGTCTCTGTGGGCTCCAGCGATGCACTCACGAGCCCGCTCCGGCTCGCGGCAGGCGCGTTCGACCTCGCCTTCGTGCTGCTCTATCTGCTGCCGCTCCTAGCGCTCGCGTTGGGGTACGATCTGACCGCTTCCGAGCGCGAGCGCGGGACCCTGCGCCTGGTCCTCGCGCAGCCGCTGTCGCGGCGCACGCTCGTGGCAGGAAAGCTGCTCGCCCGAGGGGGCCTGCTCGCCCTCCTCGTCGTCGTAGCTACGACGGCCGGATTCGTGCTCGCGGGCGGCGACGTCGCGCGGTGGGCGCTGTGGACAGCGGCGGCGCTGTGCTACGGCCTCTTCTGGCTCGCCCTCGCGGCGCTCGTGGACGCGCGCGGTACATCGGCCGCGTCCAACGCCGTCGTGCTCGCGACGTGCTGGCTCGGTCTGGCTGTCGTCTTTCCAGCGACGGTGACGCTGCTAGCCGGGCAGGTGCACCCCGTCCCGACGCGCGCAGCGTTCGTGGCCGCAGCGCGGACGGCCGAGGGCGAGGTGCTGCGGCGTGGCGACGAGCCGCTGTCGCTCTTCCTCGCCGACCACCCCGAGATGGCGGAGGCCGTCGAGGGCGGCGGTGGCGGGGAGACCTACGCGATGACCCGCATTGCCCGCGACGCGCTCGTGGCGGAGGCCGTCGGGCCGGTCGTGGCGCGGTTCGCCGAGCAGCGCGAGCAGCAAGTCGGCTTCGTGCGCACGGTCGGGGCGCTCTCGCCGACCGTGCTCGCCCACGCCGCCTTCCTCAACCTCGCCGGGACCGGCGACGCGCAGCAGCGGCAGGCCCTCGACGCGGTGACGGCCTACCAGCGCGCCTGGCAGGACTACGTCGAGCCGCTCACCTTCGCCGCCCGCCCGTTCCGCGCTGCTGCCTACGCCGAGGCTCCCACCTTCGCGCCGCCCCCCGACCCGACCGCCGACGCGGTACGCCGGGTCTCAGGCCCGCTCGCAGGCCTCGGTCTGGCCGCCCTCCTGCTACTCGGAGTTGTCGCCGTCCTCCAGCGACGCCCCGCGACTCCGTAA
- a CDS encoding ABC transporter permease subunit, whose product MTLTIAKKEAAETLRDGRFWWTAAIVLILLIGALATGWLHTERLASQHTEAAEAERAVWTGQEEKNPHSAAHFGSYAFKPVTPLLAVDRGLTAYTGVALFMEGHAIQDARYRPAEDASAAARLGELTAAAVLQWLVPLLIVLLTFGAFAGERERGTLRPLLSLGVSRRALAAGKALGAAAPLALVLVPAAILGALAMAVASPPAAAVWSVPRVALLALVYLAYFAVFVGVSLLVSALARSLRAALLVLLGFWFANGFIAPRLAADVAERVHPGLSVEAFAEAEAEIGELSWDDLTVRVTEQILAEDDVSTLDSASVNMPAVRLYEGEKMETAAYRALFERVADGFEGQSRVAQVGAVVAPLLAVAPLSTALTGTDYRHHRHFADAAETYRYGYVQMLNQDLIDHAKPGATWDRDYAVGEELWAAIPPFGYDLPGAGWALGGHATALVLLGLWLVGLVVAVPVAVARMPLDPR is encoded by the coding sequence ATGACCCTCACCATCGCCAAGAAGGAAGCCGCCGAGACGCTCCGCGACGGGCGCTTTTGGTGGACCGCCGCTATCGTTCTGATCCTGCTCATCGGCGCGCTCGCCACCGGCTGGCTCCACACCGAGCGGCTTGCCTCACAGCACACCGAGGCGGCCGAAGCCGAGCGGGCGGTCTGGACGGGCCAGGAGGAGAAAAACCCGCACTCGGCAGCGCACTTCGGGTCGTATGCATTCAAGCCCGTGACGCCGCTCCTCGCTGTGGATCGTGGGCTGACAGCCTACACAGGCGTCGCGCTGTTCATGGAGGGCCATGCCATTCAGGACGCGCGGTATCGTCCGGCGGAGGACGCCTCGGCGGCGGCACGGCTGGGTGAACTGACCGCGGCAGCAGTGCTGCAGTGGCTCGTCCCGCTACTCATCGTGTTGCTCACGTTCGGCGCGTTCGCGGGAGAGCGGGAGCGGGGGACGCTGCGTCCGCTGCTCAGCCTCGGCGTGTCGCGCCGGGCGCTCGCGGCAGGGAAGGCACTTGGGGCGGCGGCTCCGTTGGCGCTCGTGCTCGTCCCTGCAGCGATCCTCGGTGCGCTGGCAATGGCGGTGGCATCCCCGCCTGCAGCCGCTGTGTGGAGTGTGCCGCGCGTCGCGCTGCTCGCGCTCGTCTACCTCGCCTACTTCGCCGTGTTCGTAGGCGTGTCGCTGCTCGTGAGTGCCCTTGCTCGGTCGCTGCGGGCGGCGCTGCTCGTGCTGCTCGGCTTCTGGTTTGCGAATGGATTCATTGCCCCTCGGCTGGCGGCGGATGTGGCCGAAAGAGTCCACCCCGGCCTGTCTGTCGAGGCGTTTGCGGAGGCCGAGGCCGAGATCGGCGAACTCTCCTGGGACGACCTCACCGTGCGCGTGACCGAGCAGATCCTCGCCGAGGACGACGTCTCGACGCTGGATTCGGCCTCGGTAAACATGCCGGCCGTGCGACTCTACGAGGGCGAGAAGATGGAGACCGCAGCCTACCGCGCACTCTTCGAGCGCGTGGCGGACGGGTTCGAGGGGCAGAGCCGCGTGGCGCAGGTCGGGGCCGTCGTTGCGCCGCTCCTCGCCGTCGCGCCGCTCTCGACCGCGCTCACCGGGACCGACTACCGCCACCACCGCCACTTCGCCGACGCCGCCGAGACGTACCGCTACGGCTACGTCCAGATGCTGAATCAGGACCTGATTGACCACGCCAAGCCCGGCGCGACGTGGGACCGTGACTACGCGGTTGGGGAAGAACTCTGGGCGGCCATCCCGCCCTTCGGCTACGACCTGCCTGGTGCCGGATGGGCGCTCGGCGGCCACGCAACGGCCCTCGTGCTGCTGGGGCTGTGGCTGGTTGGACTCGTCGTCGCTGTGCCCGTCGCCGTGGCCCGGATGCCGCTCGACCCGCGGTAA
- a CDS encoding ABC transporter ATP-binding protein, producing MLHARGLTKRFGRQTALDSLDLAIHAGEVYALLGPNGAGKTTTINLFLGFLAPDSGSALVDGLDVQAEPLETKRRLAYLPEQVALYPALSGRENLKYFAALAGHDLDDSALAGFLDRAGLQREAHDRRAGTYSKGMRQKVGVALALAKGAQALLLDEPTSGLDPSASVEFSDLVQRLADNGAAVLMATHDLFRVKDTATRVGVLVDGRLRDEIASEALAVTDLEALYLSHAALAA from the coding sequence ATCCTCCACGCACGCGGCCTGACGAAGCGTTTCGGCAGGCAGACGGCGCTCGACAGCCTCGACCTCGCGATCCACGCGGGCGAGGTGTACGCCCTGCTCGGCCCCAACGGCGCGGGTAAGACCACCACCATCAACCTCTTCCTCGGCTTCCTCGCCCCAGACAGCGGGAGCGCCCTCGTGGACGGCCTCGACGTGCAGGCCGAGCCGCTGGAAACGAAGCGGCGGCTGGCCTACCTCCCCGAGCAGGTCGCGCTTTACCCAGCGCTCTCCGGGCGTGAGAACCTGAAGTATTTCGCCGCACTCGCCGGGCACGACCTCGACGACAGTGCGCTCGCCGGCTTCCTCGACCGGGCGGGGCTCCAGCGTGAGGCACACGACCGCCGCGCGGGGACCTACTCGAAAGGTATGCGCCAGAAGGTGGGCGTGGCGCTCGCCCTCGCCAAGGGTGCGCAGGCGTTGCTGCTCGACGAGCCCACGAGCGGCCTCGACCCCTCCGCGTCGGTCGAGTTCTCGGACCTCGTCCAGCGGCTAGCCGACAACGGGGCCGCCGTGCTTATGGCGACGCACGACCTCTTCCGCGTCAAAGACACGGCCACCCGTGTGGGCGTGCTCGTGGATGGACGGCTGCGCGACGAGATCGCGAGCGAAGCCCTCGCCGTGACCGACCTCGAAGCACTCTACCTCAGCCATGCCGCGCTTGCAGCTTAG
- a CDS encoding superoxide dismutase produces the protein MSVAAPGASLVYPYELPALPYEPDALDAAIDAETMTIHHGRHHQGYTTKLNAALEDQPGLQSRPLLELLQDISTLPEDVRTAILNNGGGYLNHALFWPMMRPGAGGTPTGPLADAIARDFGSFDAFKQQFTAAALGVFGSGWAWLGRDPSGTLQIIQTPEQEPVHAFGFVPVLGVDVWEHAYYLRYQNRRADYLERWWDVVDWEQAARNLTA, from the coding sequence CTGTCCGTCGCTGCGCCAGGGGCCTCGCTCGTCTACCCCTATGAACTGCCTGCCTTGCCCTATGAGCCCGATGCGCTCGACGCCGCTATCGACGCGGAAACGATGACGATTCACCACGGGCGGCACCACCAGGGCTACACGACCAAGCTCAACGCAGCGCTCGAAGACCAGCCAGGCCTACAGAGCCGACCTCTCCTAGAGCTGCTACAGGACATTTCGACCCTGCCCGAGGACGTGCGCACGGCGATTCTGAACAACGGGGGTGGCTACCTCAACCACGCCCTCTTCTGGCCGATGATGCGACCTGGGGCCGGGGGCACACCCACAGGGCCGCTGGCCGATGCCATCGCGCGCGACTTCGGGTCGTTCGACGCCTTCAAGCAGCAGTTCACGGCCGCCGCACTCGGGGTCTTCGGCAGCGGCTGGGCCTGGCTGGGCCGCGACCCGTCGGGCACGCTGCAGATCATCCAGACGCCCGAGCAAGAGCCCGTGCACGCATTCGGCTTCGTGCCGGTGCTGGGCGTCGACGTGTGGGAGCATGCCTACTACCTCCGCTATCAGAACCGGCGCGCCGACTACCTCGAACGCTGGTGGGACGTGGTGGACTGGGAGCAGGCCGCCCGCAACCTCACTGCCTAG
- a CDS encoding CobW family GTP-binding protein codes for MATPLPSLPDRPVPITVVTGFLGAGKTTLVNAITSSAAARGRRLGLVVNDFGAVNLDATEVDAGGGRVMALEGGCVCCSLSAGLVTALLALVGHEPRPEHILIEASGVSDPLGIVLPLMGAGLQPVVRLAAVIAVVDVGQVGRWPSADAEALAEAQVGGASVVVLTKVGVHGEPARWAAEDWVRGFAPAARLLDADDLDPALLLDTDDDVLAGLLDPAARTRPVARHLDTFDTWTFEADQPLRSLAALRRTLADLPTEVVRAKGLVAVADSKRPARFHLVGRMLATRLADEWPPDWPAGTSRLAVLGAAGTLDNDALHDAFHALVPSTV; via the coding sequence ATGGCGACCCCGCTGCCCTCCCTCCCCGACCGCCCCGTGCCCATTACGGTCGTCACTGGCTTCCTCGGAGCCGGCAAGACGACGCTCGTCAACGCGATCACGTCGAGCGCAGCCGCGCGCGGGCGGCGGCTTGGGCTGGTCGTGAACGACTTCGGCGCGGTCAACCTCGACGCGACCGAGGTGGATGCCGGTGGCGGACGGGTGATGGCGCTCGAAGGCGGCTGTGTGTGCTGCTCGCTCTCGGCGGGCTTAGTTACAGCGCTCCTCGCCCTCGTCGGGCACGAGCCGCGCCCCGAGCACATTCTCATCGAAGCCTCCGGCGTGTCGGACCCGCTCGGCATCGTGTTACCGCTGATGGGGGCTGGGCTGCAGCCGGTCGTCCGGCTCGCCGCCGTGATCGCCGTCGTCGATGTAGGGCAGGTGGGCCGGTGGCCCTCGGCTGATGCAGAAGCGTTGGCCGAAGCCCAGGTCGGCGGCGCGAGCGTCGTTGTGCTCACCAAGGTGGGCGTCCACGGCGAGCCAGCCCGCTGGGCGGCCGAAGACTGGGTGCGCGGCTTCGCGCCCGCCGCGCGCCTCTTGGACGCCGACGATCTCGACCCCGCGCTGCTGCTCGACACCGACGACGACGTGCTCGCGGGCCTCCTCGACCCGGCTGCCCGGACGCGGCCGGTCGCGCGCCACCTCGACACGTTCGACACGTGGACGTTCGAGGCCGACCAGCCACTGCGTTCGCTCGCGGCGCTGCGCCGGACGCTGGCCGACCTGCCCACGGAGGTCGTCCGCGCCAAGGGCCTCGTGGCCGTGGCCGACAGCAAGCGCCCCGCGCGCTTCCACCTCGTCGGCCGGATGCTCGCCACGCGCCTCGCCGACGAATGGCCCCCCGACTGGCCAGCGGGCACGAGCCGCCTCGCCGTGCTCGGCGCCGCCGGCACCCTCGACAACGACGCCCTCCACGACGCCTTTCACGCCCTCGTGCCCAGCACTGTCTGA
- a CDS encoding GTP-binding protein yields the protein MQPSRPARPIPVTVLSGFLGAGKTTLLNHVLANREGRRVAVIVNDMSEVNVDAALVRQGEADFDPTLAPDVTRTDARLVEMSNGCICCTLREDLLVEVARLAEEGRFDAIVIESSGISEPLPVAETFTFEDATGRVLNEVARLDTMVTVVDAGNLLDEIDSVEQLRDRGLEATEGDVRSISELLLDQIEFADVMILNKLDTVSEAEAATIEATLRRLNPRAHIVPATYSKVPLGEVLETGRFDFDAAADAPGWLVEMRGEHVPETEEYGVTSFVYRARMPFHPTKLARFLRGAWPAVPDAPGVLRSKGVFWLGSAPQTMWVWSQAGRHRQYHAVGKWWADVPREHWPQDETLRADTERVWDPVLGDRRQEIVFIGIGLDEPGLTLALNRCLLTEDEVYAGDASWSLCPFTESR from the coding sequence ATGCAGCCAAGTCGTCCAGCGCGCCCCATCCCCGTCACCGTTCTGTCCGGCTTTCTCGGCGCGGGCAAGACGACGCTCCTCAACCACGTCCTCGCCAACCGCGAGGGCCGACGCGTGGCCGTGATCGTCAACGACATGTCCGAGGTCAACGTCGACGCCGCGCTCGTGCGGCAAGGCGAGGCCGACTTCGACCCGACGCTCGCACCGGACGTGACGCGCACCGACGCGCGCCTTGTCGAGATGTCGAACGGATGCATCTGCTGCACGCTCCGCGAAGACCTCCTCGTGGAGGTCGCCCGCCTGGCTGAAGAGGGGCGCTTCGACGCGATTGTCATCGAGTCGTCGGGCATCTCGGAGCCGCTGCCGGTCGCGGAGACGTTCACCTTCGAGGACGCCACGGGGCGCGTGCTCAACGAGGTCGCGCGTCTCGACACGATGGTGACCGTCGTGGACGCGGGCAACCTCCTCGACGAAATCGACTCGGTGGAGCAGCTGCGCGACCGCGGCCTCGAAGCCACCGAGGGCGATGTCCGCTCGATCAGCGAATTGCTGCTCGACCAGATCGAGTTTGCCGATGTGATGATCCTCAACAAGCTCGACACCGTCAGCGAGGCCGAGGCGGCGACGATCGAGGCCACGCTGCGGCGGCTCAACCCACGCGCGCACATCGTCCCGGCTACGTACAGCAAGGTGCCCCTCGGCGAGGTGCTGGAGACAGGGCGCTTCGACTTCGACGCGGCAGCGGACGCGCCGGGCTGGCTGGTCGAGATGCGAGGCGAGCACGTGCCCGAGACGGAGGAGTATGGCGTGACGTCGTTTGTCTACCGTGCGCGGATGCCGTTTCACCCGACCAAGCTGGCGCGTTTCCTGCGCGGAGCTTGGCCTGCCGTGCCGGACGCACCCGGCGTGCTCCGCTCGAAAGGCGTTTTCTGGCTCGGGTCCGCCCCGCAGACCATGTGGGTGTGGAGCCAGGCAGGCCGCCACCGACAGTACCACGCGGTCGGCAAGTGGTGGGCCGACGTACCCCGCGAGCACTGGCCGCAAGACGAGACGCTGCGGGCCGACACCGAGCGCGTCTGGGACCCCGTCCTCGGCGACCGGCGACAGGAAATCGTGTTCATCGGAATCGGTCTGGACGAGCCCGGTCTCACGCTGGCGCTCAACCGCTGCCTACTCACCGAAGACGAGGTCTACGCGGGGGATGCGAGTTGGTCCCTCTGCCCGTTCACCGAGAGTCGATAG
- a CDS encoding thioredoxin domain-containing protein yields the protein MHDATHPRRCILALLLVLSAPTALAQMAAADSSSADAPWLANADAARTYGGGLNGAFDPTLPTIHEFVDFACPTCRDVFETKLDSVKAVFVETGRANLVVRAYPIPRLMRGMHATEAVFCAGAIGGRAGFEFLQQRLYLTQPDWRFLRDPTPAFRQAASDADLNAGAFEECLARDVTAPLMIADTRLGATLGAGGTPTFVFMAPDAEEPADLFYGNEPMARFEEAFARTLAHTESE from the coding sequence ATGCATGACGCCACCCACCCCCGCCGGTGCATCCTGGCCCTCTTGCTCGTGCTGAGTGCCCCGACAGCACTCGCCCAGATGGCTGCCGCAGACAGCTCCAGCGCCGATGCACCCTGGCTGGCCAACGCCGATGCCGCACGCACCTACGGGGGCGGCCTCAACGGGGCCTTCGACCCGACGCTCCCCACGATCCACGAGTTCGTGGACTTCGCCTGCCCGACATGCCGCGACGTCTTCGAGACGAAGCTCGACTCGGTCAAGGCCGTGTTCGTGGAGACGGGCCGGGCCAACCTCGTTGTGCGGGCCTATCCGATTCCTCGCCTGATGCGCGGGATGCACGCCACCGAGGCCGTCTTCTGCGCAGGAGCCATCGGCGGGCGCGCCGGCTTTGAGTTCCTTCAGCAGCGCCTCTATCTGACCCAGCCCGACTGGCGGTTCCTTCGCGACCCGACCCCGGCCTTCCGTCAGGCCGCGAGCGACGCAGACCTCAACGCTGGAGCCTTCGAAGAGTGCCTCGCGCGGGACGTGACCGCGCCGCTGATGATCGCCGACACGCGCCTGGGGGCCACGCTCGGCGCGGGGGGCACACCCACCTTCGTCTTCATGGCTCCCGACGCTGAAGAGCCCGCCGACCTGTTCTACGGTAACGAGCCCATGGCGCGCTTCGAAGAAGCATTCGCGCGCACCCTCGCTCACACCGAGTCTGAGTAA
- a CDS encoding MerC domain-containing protein — MATPPVRSPLDLVGIVLSVLCVIHCLALPLFATGALAWAASESVHLGLTFALGAVVLLVALPGYRRHRRALVPGLLVAGVALLVGAVVLEEALGEVGETAVTLVGSATLVAGHLLNLRLPTAHA; from the coding sequence GTGGCCACTCCCCCAGTACGCTCTCCCCTCGATCTGGTCGGCATCGTTCTCTCGGTGCTATGTGTCATTCACTGCCTCGCGCTGCCGCTCTTCGCCACGGGAGCGCTGGCGTGGGCCGCCTCTGAGAGCGTCCACCTCGGCCTCACGTTCGCGCTCGGCGCAGTCGTCCTCCTCGTCGCGCTGCCCGGGTATCGACGGCATCGGCGGGCGCTCGTCCCTGGCTTGCTCGTCGCAGGCGTCGCGCTGCTCGTCGGTGCCGTTGTCCTGGAAGAGGCCCTCGGCGAAGTGGGCGAGACGGCGGTCACCCTGGTGGGCTCAGCAACCCTAGTCGCCGGGCACCTGCTCAACCTTCGCCTCCCGACCGCCCATGCATGA
- a CDS encoding NAD(P)/FAD-dependent oxidoreductase, translated as MLAQRTTDAIIVGAGPAGLEAALVLARAGRSVVVLDGGPGRNAPAAHSYNVFTRDGTSPDELRHIGRAQARHYGARFVDAEAVTATSEATGVRIELADGSELTAKRLLLATGVTDVLPDLSGVAQAWGATVVHCPYCHGHELRGRATAVLGTGERGAHLAELLLGWTTNVTLCTGVPGLPEDLSEDAQQKLGALGVVVDARPVAALDVTGRAVRSVAFEGGERLHATAVYVQPPQRARGPLPDALALARTATGHIEVDETYRTSTPYVWACGDMITPMQAVQMAAASGFAAAAFLNHDLVQRGTRYAPTLSLLPTSS; from the coding sequence ATGCTTGCACAACGAACCACGGACGCGATCATCGTTGGCGCCGGCCCGGCAGGCCTGGAGGCCGCGCTGGTGCTGGCGCGTGCGGGGCGCTCCGTCGTTGTGCTCGACGGTGGGCCCGGGCGCAATGCCCCCGCGGCGCACAGCTACAACGTGTTCACCCGCGACGGCACTTCGCCCGACGAGCTACGCCACATCGGACGGGCGCAAGCCCGGCACTACGGCGCGCGGTTCGTCGACGCCGAGGCCGTGACTGCGACCTCCGAGGCCACCGGCGTGCGGATCGAGCTCGCCGACGGCTCCGAGCTCACTGCGAAGCGGCTCCTTCTCGCCACCGGCGTCACGGACGTGCTCCCCGACCTCTCCGGTGTCGCGCAAGCGTGGGGCGCGACGGTGGTGCACTGTCCGTATTGCCACGGGCACGAACTGCGTGGGCGCGCGACGGCCGTTCTGGGCACCGGCGAGCGCGGCGCCCATCTCGCTGAACTGCTGCTCGGCTGGACGACAAACGTGACCCTCTGCACAGGCGTGCCAGGCCTTCCAGAGGACCTTTCTGAAGACGCTCAACAAAAACTCGGGGCGCTCGGCGTTGTGGTGGACGCGCGTCCCGTGGCTGCCCTTGACGTGACGGGGCGCGCGGTGCGCTCCGTCGCGTTCGAGGGCGGCGAGCGTCTTCACGCCACGGCGGTGTACGTCCAGCCGCCGCAGCGAGCGCGTGGCCCCCTCCCCGATGCCCTCGCGCTCGCACGCACAGCGACCGGCCACATCGAGGTCGACGAAACCTACCGGACGAGCACGCCCTACGTCTGGGCCTGCGGCGACATGATCACGCCGATGCAGGCCGTCCAGATGGCCGCTGCCTCGGGCTTTGCCGCCGCTGCCTTTCTCAACCACGACCTCGTCCAGCGTGGCACCCGCTACGCGCCTACGCTGTCGTTGCTTCCCACCTCATCGTAG
- a CDS encoding DUF3299 domain-containing protein, producing MTKLLSIVRSGGFLAVMVVLSISLALFTLSKTRLAPASVERSFASGSVSSDLQSLMATQADDELWILLMQAGFEEVSTPEGTLWNPLFPQDVERLDETEIRLTGYMIPLDYEEKQTVFLLSAFPGHGCFFHMPGGPESIIEVQATRGVAFSYDLITVEGRLQLLRDDPYGLLYRLVDAQYSLGDD from the coding sequence ATGACCAAGCTGCTGTCCATCGTGCGCTCCGGGGGCTTCCTGGCCGTGATGGTGGTCCTCTCCATCAGCCTTGCCTTGTTCACGCTGAGCAAGACGCGGCTCGCTCCCGCATCGGTGGAGAGATCCTTTGCGTCGGGCAGCGTGAGTAGTGATCTGCAGAGCCTCATGGCCACACAGGCCGACGACGAGCTCTGGATTCTCCTGATGCAGGCCGGCTTCGAAGAGGTATCCACTCCAGAGGGCACGCTATGGAATCCCTTGTTTCCCCAAGACGTAGAGCGGCTCGACGAGACGGAGATCCGTCTCACCGGCTACATGATCCCGCTGGACTATGAGGAGAAGCAGACCGTCTTTCTCCTGAGTGCCTTTCCTGGCCACGGGTGCTTCTTCCACATGCCAGGCGGCCCGGAATCCATCATCGAGGTGCAGGCGACGCGCGGCGTGGCCTTCAGCTACGACCTCATCACGGTTGAGGGACGCTTGCAATTGCTCCGCGACGACCCCTACGGCCTGCTCTACCGCTTGGTCGACGCACAATACAGCTTAGGCGACGACTAG
- a CDS encoding FtsX-like permease family protein has translation MNLFKLSASYLRQRTFSSVLNVLILALGIATIVVLLLVSDRVEQNLTRNAQGIDLVVGAKGSPLQLILSAVYHIDSPTGNIPVAEAEALMEDPIVAEAMPLALGDSYRGYRIVGTTHAYAAHYGGEVDRGALWSGTLKATVGAAVALEAGLDVGDTFFSAHGLSEGGHAHEEYPIEVVGVFAETGTVLDRLILTSIDTVWDVHGVHDEDHDHDEDHDHDEDHDHDEDHAHDEDHAHDEDHAHDEDHAHDEDHAHDESTEDDATPVLASSASGPPGSTGQTASAPAREYTAVLIRYASPLAAVSFPRYVNTQTDLQAAAPAFETARLFNLLGVGIDAVRAFGLILVLVAVLSVFVALINALKERRYDLAMMRALGAPRRRLMAHVLLEGLLLASLGAFLGLVLGHLAAAALGGAVEQAQGMAIGGFSFDPRVLLVVALALVAGVVAALIPAYQAYRTDIARVLAQG, from the coding sequence ATGAACCTCTTCAAACTCAGCGCCTCCTACCTACGGCAGCGCACCTTCAGCAGCGTCCTGAACGTGCTCATCCTCGCGCTCGGCATCGCCACAATCGTGGTTCTGCTCCTCGTGAGCGACCGCGTGGAGCAGAACCTCACGCGTAACGCGCAGGGCATCGACCTCGTGGTGGGCGCGAAGGGCAGCCCACTCCAACTCATCCTCTCGGCGGTCTATCACATCGACTCGCCGACGGGCAACATCCCCGTTGCCGAGGCGGAGGCGCTCATGGAGGACCCCATCGTTGCCGAGGCGATGCCGCTGGCTCTCGGAGACTCATACCGCGGCTATCGCATCGTAGGCACCACCCATGCCTACGCCGCGCACTACGGCGGCGAGGTCGATCGCGGAGCGTTGTGGTCAGGCACCCTGAAGGCAACCGTAGGGGCGGCCGTGGCACTCGAGGCCGGCCTCGACGTGGGCGATACGTTCTTCAGCGCCCACGGCCTGAGCGAAGGAGGGCACGCCCATGAGGAGTACCCCATCGAAGTAGTCGGCGTCTTTGCGGAGACCGGGACTGTCCTGGATCGCCTCATTCTGACGAGCATCGATACAGTCTGGGATGTGCATGGCGTGCACGACGAGGACCATGACCACGATGAGGACCATGACCACGATGAGGACCATGACCACGACGAGGACCATGCGCACGACGAGGACCATGCGCACGACGAGGACCATGCGCACGACGAGGACCATGCGCACGACGAGGACCATGCGCACGACGAATCAACCGAAGACGACGCGACACCAGTCTTGGCATCCAGCGCGTCTGGACCGCCCGGCTCGACAGGGCAGACGGCCTCGGCCCCTGCTCGCGAGTACACCGCGGTGCTCATCCGCTATGCCTCCCCGCTGGCAGCCGTCTCGTTCCCGCGCTATGTCAACACGCAGACCGACCTCCAAGCGGCCGCCCCGGCATTCGAGACGGCGCGGCTCTTCAACCTCCTCGGCGTGGGCATCGACGCGGTGCGTGCCTTTGGACTGATCCTAGTTCTCGTGGCCGTGCTGAGTGTCTTCGTGGCGCTCATCAACGCGCTCAAGGAGCGGCGCTACGACCTCGCGATGATGCGGGCGCTCGGGGCGCCACGTCGCCGGCTCATGGCCCACGTCCTGCTGGAAGGCCTGCTGCTGGCGAGCCTCGGCGCGTTCCTGGGGCTGGTGCTCGGCCATCTGGCTGCGGCCGCCCTGGGCGGCGCCGTGGAGCAGGCGCAGGGCATGGCGATCGGCGGCTTCTCCTTCGATCCGAGGGTCCTCCTCGTCGTGGCGCTGGCACTCGTGGCGGGCGTCGTGGCCGCGCTCATCCCAGCCTATCAGGCCTACCGCACCGACATCGCCCGCGTACTCGCTCAGGGCTAG